The genomic region caaacatctgttatattaaaaaataatatgactacatttattttatttaaaaatgcaATCAACTACTATCAAAATGAATTGTCCAACCAACCCATACAGAAATATAGTCAGCAGATTGTCTTTGTCATtacagaaagaaaaagaaaaaaaaagcttACACTATCCCATGCTCACACATACTATCCCATACAAGCTGTAGCAAAATTGCAATCATAACCAGAACACATACCGTAACTCACAAATAACTCTACACAATAATCTGTACAAATTTGCATCTTCAATATGGTGAAAAATCACAAATAACTTCACAAACAATGAAACTAATTAGATGATCATTATAAAAAGCTCACAATTTATAAGCTTACCTTGATTGTAAAGCGATTACAATCCCAAGTCATGGGCAGAAGTTTGTGCATCAGAGAAACAAGTGAAGCAAGATCATGCATTCCACCTATTGGTGATCTTAGAAAGAACAGGGTCAGGATCGCCACCATTTTACATACCCATAGCCAACCCCGTGTGTGGGATgagctcaaaaaaataaaaatcaaatgctAAGAAACTGAAATCTTTGATCTTTCTGAGACATTAGCAATGGCATTTCTATAAACAGTCCACAGCGCAGCGGATTCAGGATGCCCTTGTATGATCTGGGCAACAAACTTGGCCTCCGTCATCATCAACATAATACAAAGTCGCGTGGGATTAACCTCCCCTGCTCCATTCATTGCTGTCATAGTTTGGATAACTAAAAACCTAGGCCTCATTACCTTGTCCAAACTCATTGAAAACATGCGTGAATGCTTTGCCACAAAGTCTACAGAGAGTTCCATGTGATTGAGCATAAAGTCCATTTTTTTCTTAATGTTTTCCTTCGAAAGCAAGAGTACAGAAGGGCAAACCCTAACTACTTCCCAGGCTTGTGCAGGCGAAAGGCCGCAAAGACGAAGCTTGTCAATCTTGGCCTCTAACGCTTCGATGCGACAGTTGGCCACCATGCTCACAACGTATTTGTACGTTTTTTTTCCCTTGAGAATGCCAATCTTGCCAATGAGATCAAGTTGTGCGGGCGTCAGAGTACAGCGCGTCAAAACCCTAGGGTTAAACAACAAAAACTTGGTGAGCTCTGTTCCACGGATACCAAAACCCTCCCAAAAGGCAACCGAGGATTCCAGAGTCTTCTGAATTTGATTTTCAAGGACATTGTGGTTCCTCATAATTGCTTTGAACAGAAAATCCCGTTTTGGGAATACCGTCTTGAGAAGCTCAAGCCTGCAGCGGAGGGTCTCCAGCTTAAAGGTCAAGATGCTCGGGCACCTCTTCAGAAATTCAACCATATTTTCCCTTTCCACGCAGAAATCTTTCAGCAACTGAATCTTGGGCTCCAGCACTCTTTCCGAACTTGCCAATAAAAGCAAGGGGTGCGATTTGATTATGTTTGCAATTTGATCATCGCTGCAGCCATGTCTGTTGAGCATACACAGGAGTTGTTCAACCTTATCCAGGGTCTTGAGCCGTCCCAACGAGGGCAGACGTTTTACCATTTTTGCGGCGTGAGCTGAAGACATGTTAAATCTGGTGGTAACAAAGTGCACAAAGAGATTTTGTGAAGGGGTATTGCTGTTGCTAACATTACTCTCTGCAAGAGTTGATAAACTAAAGCGCAAATGGGTTGGGGTTTTGAGAAACGGGTTGCGCCGCAGAGGTAAGCAGAAGGCTAGTTTGCTGATCATGTTTCAGCAGGTGCATCAAACAATGGGCGAACAAGGGTTTCTATGACTGTCTAAGAAGGAACACATAAAAAATGTGACCTTTAAAATACGGATCAAACAAGTGATATATAACGCACCCGAAACAATAAAAATGGTTACAATGATGTTATCACAAATATTCTAAATTACtgcatatttttcaaaatttatacaaaatgaatatacaactttcataattaaatatatataggtATAAATATTGAATTAATAATTACAAAATTCAATTATAATTTTCTTTATATCATAATATTTAATCCGTTAATATCATATGTTATCTAAACTTATGATAGTGTTACTATGGTTGTCCAACTCAAACCTCTTTAATAGATGGATAATCAATTAAATTGATTATTTCTTTCTAAAAACATAAAATACAAACTCTAAATAGGAACTACCATACCTACATATATCCAGTGTTCTAAATTTTATTAAAGTAATCAATAATTAACATTATAAttcaagaaaatgtgttgacctt from Cryptomeria japonica chromosome 3, Sugi_1.0, whole genome shotgun sequence harbors:
- the LOC131050929 gene encoding uncharacterized protein LOC131050929; its protein translation is MISKLAFCLPLRRNPFLKTPTHLRFSLSTLAESNVSNSNTPSQNLFVHFVTTRFNMSSAHAAKMVKRLPSLGRLKTLDKVEQLLCMLNRHGCSDDQIANIIKSHPLLLLASSERVLEPKIQLLKDFCVERENMVEFLKRCPSILTFKLETLRCRLELLKTVFPKRDFLFKAIMRNHNVLENQIQKTLESSVAFWEGFGIRGTELTKFLLFNPRVLTRCTLTPAQLDLIGKIGILKGKKTYKYVVSMVANCRIEALEAKIDKLRLCGLSPAQAWEVVRVCPSVLLLSKENIKKKMDFMLNHMELSVDFVAKHSRMFSMSLDKVMRPRFLVIQTMTAMNGAGEVNPTRLCIMLMMTEAKFVAQIIQGHPESAALWTVYRNAIANVSERSKISVS